The proteins below come from a single Streptomyces sp. M92 genomic window:
- a CDS encoding ATP-binding cassette domain-containing protein, which translates to MPGAIYAEGLVKTFGDVRALDGVDLDVPEGTVLGLLGPNGAGKTTAVRCLTTLLRPDSGKAVVAGIDVLKHPNEVRRSIGLSGQFAAVDEYLTGRENLQMVGQLYQMRAKAAKARAVELLEQFHLSDAADRPAKTYSGGMRRRLDLAAALVVSPPVMFMDEPTTGLDPRNRQQLWEVIKQLVSGGTTLLLTTQYLEEADHLAHDIAVVDRGHVIARGTSDQLKARTGGERVEVVVHEREHMATAAEVLAGFGKGSTTVEEHTRKLTVPVTGGAKLLAEVIRELDIRGIEIDDIGLRRPTLDDVFLSLTGHAAETRAEEGDTEADAGHQPEKEAAK; encoded by the coding sequence ATGCCAGGCGCCATCTATGCCGAAGGCCTGGTGAAGACCTTCGGTGACGTAAGGGCTCTGGACGGCGTCGACCTCGACGTTCCCGAGGGCACCGTCCTCGGCCTGCTCGGGCCGAACGGCGCGGGCAAGACCACCGCCGTCCGCTGCCTGACGACCCTGCTGCGCCCGGACAGCGGCAAGGCCGTCGTCGCGGGCATCGACGTACTCAAACACCCCAACGAGGTCCGGCGCTCGATCGGCCTCTCCGGCCAGTTCGCCGCGGTCGACGAGTATCTGACCGGCCGGGAGAACCTCCAGATGGTCGGCCAGCTCTACCAGATGCGGGCCAAGGCGGCGAAGGCCCGCGCCGTCGAGCTGCTCGAGCAGTTCCACCTCTCGGACGCCGCCGACCGTCCCGCCAAGACCTACTCCGGAGGCATGCGCCGACGGCTCGACCTGGCCGCCGCCCTGGTCGTCTCCCCGCCCGTGATGTTCATGGACGAACCGACGACCGGCCTCGACCCGCGCAACCGCCAGCAGCTCTGGGAAGTCATCAAGCAGCTGGTCTCCGGCGGCACGACCCTGCTGCTGACCACGCAGTATTTGGAGGAGGCCGACCACCTCGCGCACGACATCGCGGTCGTCGACCGCGGCCACGTCATCGCCCGCGGCACCTCCGACCAGCTCAAGGCCCGCACCGGCGGGGAGCGCGTCGAAGTCGTCGTCCACGAGCGCGAGCACATGGCGACGGCCGCCGAAGTGCTCGCCGGCTTCGGGAAGGGCTCCACCACCGTCGAGGAGCACACCCGCAAACTCACCGTCCCCGTCACCGGCGGCGCCAAGCTGCTCGCCGAGGTCATCCGCGAGCTCGACATACGCGGCATCGAGATCGACGACATCGGCCTGCGCCGCCCCACCCTCGACGACGTCTTCCTCTCCCTGACCGGCCACGCGGCCGAGACCCGGGCCGAAGAGGGCGACACCGAGGCGGACGCCGGTCACCAGCCCGAGAAGGAGGCCGCCAAGTGA
- a CDS encoding ABC transporter permease gives MSAATEAAQTAAPAGSGSSVGQSLRDSLVIARRNLIRMTRIPEMVLFGVIQPVMFVVLFTYVFGGSMQIGNSTDPDVYKDFLMAGIFAQTVTFATAGSAAGIADDMQKGLVDRFRSLPMARGAVLTGRTVADLVQTCITVLVLAIVALLVGWRTGSAEPTNAGKVLGAFLLLLLLGYAFTWIGALIGLSVRTPEAATSGGIIWLFPVTFVSNAFVDSSKMTPWLRHIAEWNPFSATVQATRELFGNPGVVQSDAWPMQHPVWASIIWSVLIIAVFRTLAVRKYRSAAA, from the coding sequence GTGAGCGCCGCCACCGAAGCCGCCCAGACCGCGGCGCCCGCCGGTTCCGGCAGTTCCGTCGGCCAGTCCCTGCGGGACTCGCTGGTCATCGCCCGCAGAAACCTGATCCGGATGACCCGGATCCCCGAGATGGTCCTCTTCGGGGTCATCCAGCCGGTGATGTTCGTCGTCCTGTTCACCTACGTCTTCGGTGGCTCGATGCAGATCGGGAACAGCACCGACCCGGACGTCTACAAGGACTTCCTGATGGCGGGCATCTTCGCCCAGACCGTCACCTTCGCCACCGCCGGGTCCGCCGCCGGCATCGCCGACGACATGCAGAAGGGGCTCGTCGACCGGTTCCGGTCACTGCCCATGGCGCGCGGTGCGGTGCTGACAGGCCGGACCGTCGCCGACCTCGTGCAGACGTGCATCACCGTGCTCGTCCTCGCGATCGTCGCGCTGCTCGTCGGCTGGCGGACCGGATCCGCCGAGCCGACCAACGCCGGGAAGGTCCTGGGCGCCTTCCTCCTGCTCCTCCTGCTCGGCTACGCCTTCACCTGGATCGGGGCACTCATCGGCCTGTCCGTGCGCACCCCCGAGGCGGCGACCTCGGGCGGGATCATCTGGCTGTTCCCGGTGACGTTCGTGTCCAACGCCTTCGTGGACTCCAGCAAGATGACTCCCTGGCTGCGCCACATCGCCGAGTGGAACCCGTTCAGCGCGACCGTGCAGGCCACACGCGAACTGTTCGGCAACCCGGGCGTCGTGCAGTCCGACGCCTGGCCGATGCAGCATCCCGTCTGGGCGTCGATCATCTGGTCCGTGCTGATCATCGCGGTCTTCCGCACGCTGGCGGTGCGCAAGTACCGCTCGGCCGCCGCATGA
- the greA gene encoding transcription elongation factor GreA — MTQTSENVTWLTQEAYNKLKEELEYLTGPARTEISAKIAAAREEGDLRENGGYHAAKEEQGKQELRVRQLTQLLESAKVGEAPAAGGEVAPGMVVTIAFDGDEDDTLTFLLASREYASSDIETYSPQSPLGSGVIGHKVGEDAEYELPNGKMASVRILKAEPYNG, encoded by the coding sequence GTGACCCAGACCAGCGAGAACGTCACCTGGCTGACCCAGGAGGCGTACAACAAGCTCAAGGAGGAGCTTGAATACCTTACTGGTCCTGCGCGCACCGAGATCTCTGCCAAGATCGCCGCGGCGCGTGAGGAGGGGGACCTGCGTGAGAACGGCGGGTACCACGCGGCGAAGGAGGAGCAGGGCAAGCAGGAGCTCCGCGTGCGCCAGCTGACCCAGCTGCTCGAGAGCGCCAAGGTGGGTGAGGCCCCGGCCGCCGGCGGCGAGGTGGCGCCCGGCATGGTGGTCACGATCGCCTTCGACGGTGACGAGGACGACACGCTGACCTTCCTGCTCGCCTCGCGCGAGTACGCGAGTTCGGACATCGAGACCTACTCGCCGCAGTCCCCGCTGGGCTCGGGCGTCATCGGCCACAAGGTCGGCGAGGACGCGGAGTACGAGCTGCCGAACGGCAAGATGGCCTCCGTGAGGATCCTCAAGGCCGAGCCCTACAACGGCTGA